In one Myotis daubentonii chromosome 1, mMyoDau2.1, whole genome shotgun sequence genomic region, the following are encoded:
- the CA12 gene encoding carbonic anhydrase 12 isoform X4 — protein MPHSSLHAAAVLLLLILKEQLSSTAPLNGFDWTYIGPAGEKSWPKSYPSCGGLMQSPIDLHSDILQYDASLVPLEFQGYNVSANEQLTLTNNGHSVKLKLPPGMHIQGLPSRYSATQLHLHWGDQNDPHGSEHTVGGKHFAAELHIVHYNSDLYPNASIASNESDGLAVLAVLIEVGSFSPSYDKIFSHLQHVKYRGQEAHIPGFSIEELLPERPAEYYRYRGSLTTPPCSPTVLWTVFRNPVHISQEQLLALETALYCTHENDPSPRGMVNNFRRVQKFDERLVYISFQQGIILSVVLACTLGFCIVLAVFIWLFRRKKSKKGGSNKGVIYKPALRKEAEAHA, from the exons GTCCTGCCGGGGAGAAGAGCTGGCCCAAGAGCTACCCGTCTTGTGGGGGCCTGATGCAGTCCCCGATAGACCTGCACAGTGACATCCTCCAGTACGATGCCAGCCTGGTGCCCCTTGAGTTCCAGGGCTATAACGTGTCTGCCAATGAGCAATTGACCCTGACCAACAACGGCCACTCTG TGAAGCTGAAGCTGCCCCCGGGCATGCATATCCAGGGCCTGCCATCCCGCTACAGCGCCACCCAGCTGCACCTGCACTGGGGGGACCAGAATGACCCCCACGGCTCCGagcacactgttggtgggaagcACTTCGCTGCCGAG CTGCACATTGTCCATTATAACTCGGACCTGTACCCCAACGCCAGCATCGCCAGTAACGAGTCAGACGGCCTCGCTGTCCTAGCTGTTCTCATCGAG GTGGGCTCCTTCAGTCCTTCCTACGACAAGATCTTCAGTCACCTTCAGCACGTCAAGTACAGAG GCCAAGAAGCGCACATTCCCGGCTTCAGCATTGAAGAGCTGCTGCCCGAGAGGCCGGCCGAGTACTACCGCTACAGAGGGTCCCTGACCACGCCGCCCTGCAGCCCCACGGTGCTCTGGACGGTGTTCCGGAACCCCGTGCACATTTCCCAGGAGCAG CTGCTGGCTCTGGAGACAGCTCTGTACTGCACACATGAGAACGACCCATCCCCCAGGGGAATGGTCAACAACTTCCGGCGGGTGCAGAAGTTTGATGAGCGGCTGGTGTACATCTCCTTCCAACAAG GAATCATCCTTTCGGTGGTCCTGGCTTGCACTCTTGGCTTCTGCATCGTCCTGGCAGTATTCATCTGGCTTTTCAGAAGGAAGAAGAG CAAGAAGGGTGGCAGCAATAAAGGCGTCATTTACAAACCGGCCCTCAGGAAGGAGGCGGAGGCCCACGCCTGA
- the CA12 gene encoding carbonic anhydrase 12 isoform X2: MPHSSLHAAAVLLLLILKEQLSSTAPLNGFDWTYIGPAGEKSWPKSYPSCGGLMQSPIDLHSDILQYDASLVPLEFQGYNVSANEQLTLTNNGHSVKLKLPPGMHIQGLPSRYSATQLHLHWGDQNDPHGSEHTVGGKHFAAELHIVHYNSDLYPNASIASNESDGLAVLAVLIEVGSFSPSYDKIFSHLQHVKYRGQEAHIPGFSIEELLPERPAEYYRYRGSLTTPPCSPTVLWTVFRNPVHISQEQLLALETALYCTHENDPSPRGMVNNFRRVQKFDERLVYISFQQERDLTYTGLSLGIILSVVLACTLGFCIVLAVFIWLFRRKKSKKGGSNKGVIYKPALRKEAEAHA; the protein is encoded by the exons GTCCTGCCGGGGAGAAGAGCTGGCCCAAGAGCTACCCGTCTTGTGGGGGCCTGATGCAGTCCCCGATAGACCTGCACAGTGACATCCTCCAGTACGATGCCAGCCTGGTGCCCCTTGAGTTCCAGGGCTATAACGTGTCTGCCAATGAGCAATTGACCCTGACCAACAACGGCCACTCTG TGAAGCTGAAGCTGCCCCCGGGCATGCATATCCAGGGCCTGCCATCCCGCTACAGCGCCACCCAGCTGCACCTGCACTGGGGGGACCAGAATGACCCCCACGGCTCCGagcacactgttggtgggaagcACTTCGCTGCCGAG CTGCACATTGTCCATTATAACTCGGACCTGTACCCCAACGCCAGCATCGCCAGTAACGAGTCAGACGGCCTCGCTGTCCTAGCTGTTCTCATCGAG GTGGGCTCCTTCAGTCCTTCCTACGACAAGATCTTCAGTCACCTTCAGCACGTCAAGTACAGAG GCCAAGAAGCGCACATTCCCGGCTTCAGCATTGAAGAGCTGCTGCCCGAGAGGCCGGCCGAGTACTACCGCTACAGAGGGTCCCTGACCACGCCGCCCTGCAGCCCCACGGTGCTCTGGACGGTGTTCCGGAACCCCGTGCACATTTCCCAGGAGCAG CTGCTGGCTCTGGAGACAGCTCTGTACTGCACACATGAGAACGACCCATCCCCCAGGGGAATGGTCAACAACTTCCGGCGGGTGCAGAAGTTTGATGAGCGGCTGGTGTACATCTCCTTCCAACAAG AGCGAGACCTCACCTACACAGGACTGAGCCTGG GAATCATCCTTTCGGTGGTCCTGGCTTGCACTCTTGGCTTCTGCATCGTCCTGGCAGTATTCATCTGGCTTTTCAGAAGGAAGAAGAG CAAGAAGGGTGGCAGCAATAAAGGCGTCATTTACAAACCGGCCCTCAGGAAGGAGGCGGAGGCCCACGCCTGA
- the CA12 gene encoding carbonic anhydrase 12 isoform X1 has translation MPHSSLHAAAVLLLLILKEQLSSTAPLNGFDWTYIGPAGEKSWPKSYPSCGGLMQSPIDLHSDILQYDASLVPLEFQGYNVSANEQLTLTNNGHSVKLKLPPGMHIQGLPSRYSATQLHLHWGDQNDPHGSEHTVGGKHFAAELHIVHYNSDLYPNASIASNESDGLAVLAVLIEVGSFSPSYDKIFSHLQHVKYRGQEAHIPGFSIEELLPERPAEYYRYRGSLTTPPCSPTVLWTVFRNPVHISQEQLLALETALYCTHENDPSPRGMVNNFRRVQKFDERLVYISFQQERDLTYTGLSLGIILSVVLACTLGFCIVLAVFIWLFRRKKSSKKGGSNKGVIYKPALRKEAEAHA, from the exons GTCCTGCCGGGGAGAAGAGCTGGCCCAAGAGCTACCCGTCTTGTGGGGGCCTGATGCAGTCCCCGATAGACCTGCACAGTGACATCCTCCAGTACGATGCCAGCCTGGTGCCCCTTGAGTTCCAGGGCTATAACGTGTCTGCCAATGAGCAATTGACCCTGACCAACAACGGCCACTCTG TGAAGCTGAAGCTGCCCCCGGGCATGCATATCCAGGGCCTGCCATCCCGCTACAGCGCCACCCAGCTGCACCTGCACTGGGGGGACCAGAATGACCCCCACGGCTCCGagcacactgttggtgggaagcACTTCGCTGCCGAG CTGCACATTGTCCATTATAACTCGGACCTGTACCCCAACGCCAGCATCGCCAGTAACGAGTCAGACGGCCTCGCTGTCCTAGCTGTTCTCATCGAG GTGGGCTCCTTCAGTCCTTCCTACGACAAGATCTTCAGTCACCTTCAGCACGTCAAGTACAGAG GCCAAGAAGCGCACATTCCCGGCTTCAGCATTGAAGAGCTGCTGCCCGAGAGGCCGGCCGAGTACTACCGCTACAGAGGGTCCCTGACCACGCCGCCCTGCAGCCCCACGGTGCTCTGGACGGTGTTCCGGAACCCCGTGCACATTTCCCAGGAGCAG CTGCTGGCTCTGGAGACAGCTCTGTACTGCACACATGAGAACGACCCATCCCCCAGGGGAATGGTCAACAACTTCCGGCGGGTGCAGAAGTTTGATGAGCGGCTGGTGTACATCTCCTTCCAACAAG AGCGAGACCTCACCTACACAGGACTGAGCCTGG GAATCATCCTTTCGGTGGTCCTGGCTTGCACTCTTGGCTTCTGCATCGTCCTGGCAGTATTCATCTGGCTTTTCAGAAGGAAGAAGAG CAGCAAGAAGGGTGGCAGCAATAAAGGCGTCATTTACAAACCGGCCCTCAGGAAGGAGGCGGAGGCCCACGCCTGA
- the CA12 gene encoding carbonic anhydrase 12 isoform X3, which produces MPHSSLHAAAVLLLLILKEQLSSTAPLNGFDWTYIGPAGEKSWPKSYPSCGGLMQSPIDLHSDILQYDASLVPLEFQGYNVSANEQLTLTNNGHSVKLKLPPGMHIQGLPSRYSATQLHLHWGDQNDPHGSEHTVGGKHFAAELHIVHYNSDLYPNASIASNESDGLAVLAVLIEVGSFSPSYDKIFSHLQHVKYRGQEAHIPGFSIEELLPERPAEYYRYRGSLTTPPCSPTVLWTVFRNPVHISQEQLLALETALYCTHENDPSPRGMVNNFRRVQKFDERLVYISFQQGIILSVVLACTLGFCIVLAVFIWLFRRKKSSKKGGSNKGVIYKPALRKEAEAHA; this is translated from the exons GTCCTGCCGGGGAGAAGAGCTGGCCCAAGAGCTACCCGTCTTGTGGGGGCCTGATGCAGTCCCCGATAGACCTGCACAGTGACATCCTCCAGTACGATGCCAGCCTGGTGCCCCTTGAGTTCCAGGGCTATAACGTGTCTGCCAATGAGCAATTGACCCTGACCAACAACGGCCACTCTG TGAAGCTGAAGCTGCCCCCGGGCATGCATATCCAGGGCCTGCCATCCCGCTACAGCGCCACCCAGCTGCACCTGCACTGGGGGGACCAGAATGACCCCCACGGCTCCGagcacactgttggtgggaagcACTTCGCTGCCGAG CTGCACATTGTCCATTATAACTCGGACCTGTACCCCAACGCCAGCATCGCCAGTAACGAGTCAGACGGCCTCGCTGTCCTAGCTGTTCTCATCGAG GTGGGCTCCTTCAGTCCTTCCTACGACAAGATCTTCAGTCACCTTCAGCACGTCAAGTACAGAG GCCAAGAAGCGCACATTCCCGGCTTCAGCATTGAAGAGCTGCTGCCCGAGAGGCCGGCCGAGTACTACCGCTACAGAGGGTCCCTGACCACGCCGCCCTGCAGCCCCACGGTGCTCTGGACGGTGTTCCGGAACCCCGTGCACATTTCCCAGGAGCAG CTGCTGGCTCTGGAGACAGCTCTGTACTGCACACATGAGAACGACCCATCCCCCAGGGGAATGGTCAACAACTTCCGGCGGGTGCAGAAGTTTGATGAGCGGCTGGTGTACATCTCCTTCCAACAAG GAATCATCCTTTCGGTGGTCCTGGCTTGCACTCTTGGCTTCTGCATCGTCCTGGCAGTATTCATCTGGCTTTTCAGAAGGAAGAAGAG CAGCAAGAAGGGTGGCAGCAATAAAGGCGTCATTTACAAACCGGCCCTCAGGAAGGAGGCGGAGGCCCACGCCTGA